From Styela clava chromosome 6, kaStyClav1.hap1.2, whole genome shotgun sequence, one genomic window encodes:
- the LOC120328948 gene encoding excitatory amino acid transporter-like — MEIHPSDSPKRSNCYEPGCNETLKTFSSSDQGLLKISGSAEPEGDSIQSFTGYRKCKLKKENLLLILTVTGVCFGIVVGFSVRTTNPSDDAIILISFPGEVFMRLLKMLIVPVVITSIVTGLVSMDLKRGGRMGLHAMAYYLTTTAIASILGIILVTSIRPGVTTKHSSSVQSLQYEVSSIDAYLDVMRNMFPDNIITACFEMTKTKVVKHGGDATLANLTVNTELNGTTQFNSTNATHINITRTQERKHGTNVLGLIVFCIAFGITLSSLGDEGRPVARFITVLNEIFMRMMTVVIWTSPIGIASLIANKILEMDSFEEVGKSLGMYLVTVIVGLIIHAFIILPFIYWCVTRRNAFRIAYGVIQAMLTAFGTSSSVATLPVTMKCMENNLNIDRRVTQFVLPIGATINMDGAALHEAVAAITVAQMYDIPLSFGQIIVVSITATLASIGAASVPSAGLIALLLVMEAVGLPTEAVAIFWSIDWFLDRLRTPVNVFGDCVGAAIVYYKNIKQLHKLNGIRDAHSNGPTELSPLQNGRVNEETF, encoded by the exons ATGGAAATTCACCCATCAGATAGTCCAAAAAGAAGCAATTGCTACGAACCTGGATGTAATGAAACCTTGAAAACGTTCTCATCTTCAGATCAAGGCCTATTGAAAATCAGCGGGTCTGCAGAACCGGAAGGGGATAGCATTCAATCTTTTACAGGCTATCGAAAATGTAAACTAAAAAAAGAGAATTTGCTACTTATTCTCACTGTGACAG GTGTCTGTTTTGGAATTGTCGTTGGATTTTCTGTTAGAACCACAAACCCGTCTGATGACGCAATCATACTCATCTCATTCCCAGGAGAAGTATTCATGAGACTACTGAAAATGTTGATTGTGCCGGTTGTTATTACCAGTATTGTAACAG GACTAGTCAGCATGGATCTGAAGAGAGGGGGGAGAATGGGACTTCATGCAATGGCATATTATCTCACCACAACAGCAATAGCTTCTATACTCGGAATTATTCTGGTGACATCCATCCGCCCTGGGGTTACGACGAAGCATTCTTCTAGCGTTCAATCGCTACAATATGAGGTTTCATCAATTGATGCTTACCTCGATGTAATGAG GAATATGTTTCCAGACAATATCATCACCGCATGCTTTGAAATG ACTAAAACCAAAGTAGTCAAGCATGGCGGTGATGCAACGTTGGCGAATCTTACTGTCAATACGGAACTGAACGGAACCACCCAGTTCAATTCAACAAATGCTACTCACATTAATATTACCAGAACACAAGAGCGAAAACATGGGACCAACGTATTAG GTCTAATCGTGTTTTGCATCGCTTTCGGAATAACGCTATCAAGCCTTGGAGACGAGGGTCGTCCTGTTGCCAGATTCATCACCGTTTTAAACGAAATTTTCATGAGAATGATGACTGTAGTAATATG GACGTCGCCAATTGGAATTGCGAGTTTGATAGCCAACAAAATTTTGGAAATGGACAGCTTTGAAGAGGTCGGGAAGTCGCTTGGAATGTACCTA GTGACTGTTATAGTCGGTTTGATTATCCATGCATTTATTATCTTACCGTTCATATACTGGTGCGTTACAAGAAGGAATGCATTTCGAATTGCATACGGAGTGATTCAGGCGATGCTGACAGCCTTTGGAACGTCTTCCAG CGTTGCTACTCTTCCTGTTACAATGAAATGCATGGAAAACAACTTAAACATAGACCGTCGAGTGACGCAGTTTGTTTTACCCATCGGCGCGACAATAAACATGGATGGTGCTGCACTACATGAGGCAGTGGCCGCTATAACTGTCGCACAAATGTACGACATACCACTTTCGTTTGGACAAATTATTGTGGTCAG TATCACTGCAACATTAGCAAGTATTGGAGCTGCATCTGTACCAAGCGCTGGTTTAATTGCTTTACTGCTGGTGATGGAGGCAGTTGGTCTTCCCACTGAAGCTGTGGCAATATTTTGGTCCATTGATTGGTTTCT aGATAGATTGCGTACCCCTGTCAACGTGTTTGGGGATTGTGTTGGAGCAGCAATCGTATATTACAAGAATATAAAACAGTTGCACAAGTTGAACGGCATTAGAGATGCGCATAGCAACGGTCCAACAGAGTTGTCGCCATTGCAAAACGGCCGAGTGAACGAAGAGACCTTTTAA
- the LOC120328960 gene encoding putative methyltransferase DDB_G0268948 — translation MVDAGCGRGESSKPFLRYFRSLVGYDNSEFQIDKAKKLWGDGDTKMTFHVADEYNIPTPDKSVDLVICHDVVHYMDFEIFMKECKRVLKSSGLIALSGADNTQLWDKKAEDCDISFVSAMNVLEKYYLSPLTSTIQLPNGH, via the coding sequence ATGGTGGATGCTGGTTGCGGAAGAGGCGAATCTTCAAAACCGTTTTTAAGGTACTTTCGTTCTCTGGTCGGTTACGATAACAGTGAATTTCAAATAGACAAAGCGAAAAAATTGTGGGGAGATGGAGATACGAAAATGACTTTTCATGTTGCTGATGAATACAATATTCCAACTCCAGATAAATCTGTTGATCTAGTCATCTGTCACGATGTCGTTCATTATAtggattttgaaatattcatgaaAGAATGCAAAAGAGTTTTAAAAAGTAGTGGGCTTATTGCGCTATCCGGAGCAGATAATACCCAACTTTGGGACAAAAAGGCAGAAGATTGTGACATTTCCTTCGTATCTGCGATGAAcgtattagaaaaatattatctgTCGCCATTGACATCGACCATCCAGCTTCCCAATGGGCACTGA
- the LOC120336922 gene encoding uncharacterized protein LOC120336922 has translation MNLRKECENWTPTVTEHPIQRDGSSCGIYVIKFAWMMLETKSIHVVSPIDERAKIASWVIQNSDCVETYYSFCGETGEGEWIGCDVCPRWFHAGCYNGDIAEILDVLWKCPAYEAGWH, from the exons ATGAATTTACGAAAAGAATGCGAAAACTGGACACCAACGGTTACTGAACATCCCATTCAGAGGGATGGATCCAGTTGTGGAATTTACGTGATAAAG TTCGCTTGGATGATGCTGGAAACTAAAAGCATCCATGTTGTTTCACCAATCGATGAAAGGGCGAAAATTGCCAGTTGGGTGATTCAGAATTCCG ACTGCGTGGAGACGTACTACAGTTTTTGTGGGGAGACGGGAGAAGGAGAATGG atTGGCTGTGATGTGTGTCCACGCTGGTTTCATGCTGGATGCTACAACGGAGATATTGCGGAGATATTGGACGTACTTTGGAAATGTCCAGCATACGAGGCCGGTTGGCATTAA